GCCAAAAGCTGCCATTGACAAGACAGGAACCACAACGTTTTGTCGAATTGGTCTTTGTGAGTCCGATCCTCGTGGCAGGTCTACTCGGATGAGAAGCTCTCACAGGAAACAAGGAGTTTTTCCAGTGCTTCCAAATTCCCCATTATTACCCGATCCGGGGGAACGGGAGATGCAGGTATTTGGAAAACAACCCTGTGATAGTACCTTATCTCACTGTTGTCTGGGTCTGCCGATCCGCAAGCGGCGCTTGGGACTGTCTCTTGTGTCCCGTCAGGAACTTGAACCAGCCCCGGAGCTTATTCACATTGTACATTCGGGACAGTAGGTGAGTTAGTGCTCGTTTGAGTATTTAAAGACGTTGATCGTCCCCTCTTTGTTGAACTTGCTCTCCATCTTTCATCTCACAACATCCAGTCTCATCAAACTTTGCTTGACTTGTTACCTTATCTTTCACTTGTATATCTTACACTTGACCATATACTCAGCTCAACATGCCTCTCTCCGGACACTGCCTTTGCAAAGCCGTCACCTACAAGGTCGACATTGACGCCCCTCTCCTCACTGGCTATGACCACTGTGATGATTGCCAGCGTCAATCGGGCTCTACCTACTGTAAGATTATCCCGTCATTATTCCTACGTCACTGCCCGGACTTGAGGTGCTACCCCGCCTCGGACCTGgctccaaccccaccaccgttTCGATCTTATCAGATCGCTAACAAATTCGATGTAACAGCCCTTGTAGTCGTGGTTCCCAAGGACAAGCTTGAAGTCAAGGGACCCGTCAAGAAGTGGAAGGGCACTGCCGACTCCGGGAATGCCGTCTGGCGTTGGTTCTGCGAGGAATGCGGCTCTCCCATTGCTCACGACCCCGATGCCGCTCCCGAGATCATTGCCCTCAAAGGTGGCAGCTTGGATaccgagctcaagaaggactTGAAGCCTGTGAGTTATTAGTCAATCTGAGCAAGAACTGGAAGCTAACAGAAGCATAGGACACCGAGATCTGGACTGCCAGCAAGCTTCCCTTCTGCCAGGAGCACCTGGCGAAGCCTTTCGTGCACATGCCCCAGTAAATACTTACTATCTTTTCTAATCATTGATTGATCTGGCATAGCACTCGCATAGCAAACTGGGAGGATAGGGACTAGCATATGAAGGGGCTGAGAAGGCTGATTAAATGAATCAACTCAACTTTATATAGCGATGGCGAACCAGAcgaaaacaagaagaaatcCAAAGGCAAGGCCGTGTCCAAGACCCCAGCGAATGCGGGAACCAAGATCTCCAAACCAGTAAAATCGAAGATACCTACCCCGGCGAAGACAGCTGCAAGTAAGAATAAGTCCACGACGCAAGCGTTCACAAGTAATACCAAGCCCGCGAATAAAACCAAGACCACGGCGGCGAGTAAAGTATCCGGCAGTAAGGTAGCCAAGGAGGATGTCACTGGGATAAGACGGAGTCCACGTTTTAGACCCCGTGGCGGAGATCCATTCCCGAAGAGTCCCATGCCAGAATGGGTTTGAGGAGATGGGCCGTTGTTTGGTCCGCCATCAAAACGAAGTCGAGGTAGGTGAATGCTGTAAAACCACCGCATACATACTCCCTGTTTTACTGCCGAGGAAGTCTCCATTTCCAGGTCCATCTATTGGGGGCTATCGACCTGTAGGTTGACTCAACATCGCTTGAAACTGAACCGTCGCGGACCAAGAACGTCGTGTAACAGTAAAAAAACAGAAGTAGGTATCACCACCGGGCCAACAAATAGCAAGTCCAAATTTCCACCCTCGTACAACTCCGTTCCTGGAGCCAAGCTGACATAGCAGCGGTAGAAAAAGTCATTCAGGAGTTTCAGGAGTCAAGGTTCGAAACACTGTATCTACTATCAAAACGCCAGCTAGGCAGTAAAAGACAAAAAACACAATCCCATTCAACTACATCCAACATGAGATTATAAATACCCTTTCATGTTACTCACCTTCCATAACCCCCCTgcaaccaactcctccca
The sequence above is a segment of the Podospora pseudocomata strain CBS 415.72m chromosome 2 map unlocalized CBS415.72m_2, whole genome shotgun sequence genome. Coding sequences within it:
- a CDS encoding uncharacterized protein (COG:S; EggNog:ENOG503P4T2), whose protein sequence is MPLSGHCLCKAVTYKVDIDAPLLTGYDHCDDCQRQSGSTYSLVVVVPKDKLEVKGPVKKWKGTADSGNAVWRWFCEECGSPIAHDPDAAPEIIALKGGSLDTELKKDLKPDTEIWTASKLPFCQEHLAKPFVHMPQ